In Persicimonas caeni, a single window of DNA contains:
- a CDS encoding nucleoside triphosphate pyrophosphohydrolase family protein, translated as MSKDFTFAEYQKLASRTALYPGRDDDALAPYPALGLAGEAGEVCEHIKKAIRDDGGQITEARRQALRKEIGDVLWYVAALSSELGLEMGDIAQANIDKLADRQERGVLHGEGDDR; from the coding sequence ATGAGCAAAGACTTTACGTTCGCCGAATACCAGAAGCTCGCCTCACGCACCGCCCTATACCCCGGGCGAGACGACGACGCGCTTGCGCCCTACCCTGCGCTAGGGCTCGCCGGGGAGGCCGGCGAGGTCTGCGAACACATCAAAAAAGCGATCCGCGACGACGGCGGCCAGATCACCGAGGCGCGACGCCAGGCGCTGCGAAAAGAGATCGGCGATGTGCTCTGGTACGTCGCCGCGCTCAGCTCCGAGCTGGGCCTCGAGATGGGCGATATTGCCCAGGCCAATATCGACAAGCTCGCCGACCGCCAGGAGCGAGGCGTGCTTCACGGAGAAGGTGATGATCGATGA
- a CDS encoding aldolase/citrate lyase/malate synthase family protein produces MTTSKRDIPYYRDFLPDELLARLVREGEPAQGVPGLTVAPGLRDAFGHIETDEALAFVCELYRRTRDHLRRVLDRRQEDRAFVDEVVAESVERNATREYLSPDYETPIGRRDQAGRVVVGPLPDDERAEPAPVEVPEFIEGIQVTLFGPPDTAKMSINAMNALHRRLPDEPALVAELVEASGAVPRWGADNEDSKTPIMRNFLHACDNLLGCFDGTLRFEDTRRTDQAGRAKTYELADDKLAKPIKRIPGLALPDGNHLLDGQPLPLHLVDFALHLFHNWQRPEALVFYVPKLENEEEAAYLAALIAEAEAMIHVQHPEYEPGSVRLFIVFENPRAIFRIREIAQALSPHFLGGSLGWHDFLASTARLFRNDPRYRIPVKADPNIVINHIKESHEILAKALAPMGAISIGGMYGVLYEGGNRDSFEVCMVGYIKDVVTQLKRGLDGFWVAHPDFVRPGIALVEAFRRWREDPRDDVLERLVEALVPDPVEREPLVEFIFGDDVPGLAEDDPLYLRGVLAANVETSDVIQNDDPEEVRYNVFQALQYLADWLAGNGCVALPATMENARGEQIFVRIMDDLATTERSRWELWAEIAHGRVSLELFDDILFEELEFIRDGRQTPTKRVQVAWEGEAARWYPIAARLLRQLVTSDEPPEFATELLMPFTLDCVREAEDAWQAAVALCPGKYI; encoded by the coding sequence ATGACGACATCTAAGCGCGACATCCCGTACTACCGCGATTTTCTTCCCGACGAGTTGCTCGCACGACTCGTGCGCGAAGGCGAACCGGCGCAAGGCGTCCCCGGGCTGACCGTGGCGCCGGGGCTTCGAGACGCCTTCGGCCACATCGAGACCGACGAGGCGCTCGCGTTTGTCTGCGAGCTGTACCGACGCACGCGCGACCACCTTCGCCGCGTGCTCGACAGGCGCCAAGAAGACCGCGCCTTCGTCGACGAGGTCGTCGCCGAGAGCGTCGAGCGCAATGCCACGCGAGAGTACCTGTCGCCCGATTACGAGACGCCCATCGGGCGTCGCGACCAGGCGGGCCGCGTCGTCGTCGGACCGCTGCCCGATGACGAGCGCGCCGAGCCTGCGCCCGTCGAGGTCCCCGAGTTCATCGAGGGCATTCAGGTCACCCTGTTCGGCCCGCCGGACACCGCCAAGATGTCGATCAACGCGATGAACGCGCTGCACCGACGCCTGCCCGACGAGCCCGCACTGGTCGCCGAATTGGTCGAGGCATCGGGCGCCGTGCCTCGCTGGGGCGCGGACAACGAGGACTCGAAGACCCCGATCATGCGCAATTTCCTGCACGCGTGCGACAACTTGCTCGGCTGCTTCGACGGCACGCTGCGCTTCGAAGACACGCGTCGCACCGATCAAGCAGGGCGCGCCAAGACCTACGAGTTGGCCGACGACAAGCTCGCCAAGCCGATCAAGCGCATCCCCGGCCTGGCGCTCCCCGACGGCAATCACCTGCTCGACGGCCAGCCACTGCCGCTGCACCTGGTCGACTTCGCGCTGCACCTGTTCCACAACTGGCAGCGCCCCGAGGCGCTCGTCTTCTACGTGCCCAAGCTCGAAAACGAGGAGGAAGCAGCCTACCTCGCCGCGCTCATCGCCGAAGCCGAAGCGATGATCCACGTGCAACATCCCGAGTACGAGCCGGGCAGCGTGCGGCTGTTCATCGTCTTCGAGAACCCGCGGGCCATCTTTCGTATCCGCGAGATCGCCCAGGCGCTGTCGCCGCACTTCCTGGGCGGGAGCCTGGGCTGGCACGATTTTCTGGCCTCGACCGCGCGGCTCTTCCGCAACGACCCGCGCTACCGCATCCCGGTCAAGGCCGACCCCAATATCGTCATCAACCACATCAAGGAGTCCCACGAGATTTTGGCCAAGGCGCTCGCGCCTATGGGCGCGATTTCGATCGGCGGGATGTATGGCGTGCTCTACGAAGGGGGCAATCGCGACTCCTTCGAGGTGTGCATGGTCGGCTACATCAAAGACGTGGTCACCCAGCTCAAGCGGGGGCTGGACGGCTTCTGGGTCGCCCACCCCGACTTCGTGCGCCCGGGCATCGCGCTCGTCGAGGCGTTTCGCCGGTGGCGAGAAGACCCGCGTGACGACGTGCTCGAGCGGCTCGTCGAGGCGCTGGTGCCCGACCCGGTCGAGCGCGAGCCGCTCGTCGAGTTCATCTTCGGCGACGACGTTCCCGGCCTGGCCGAAGACGACCCGCTCTACCTGCGCGGGGTGCTCGCCGCCAACGTCGAGACGAGCGACGTCATCCAAAACGACGATCCCGAAGAGGTTCGCTACAACGTCTTTCAGGCGCTGCAATACCTGGCCGACTGGCTGGCGGGCAACGGCTGCGTGGCGCTGCCTGCGACGATGGAGAACGCGCGCGGCGAGCAGATCTTTGTGCGCATCATGGACGATCTGGCCACCACCGAGCGCTCGCGCTGGGAGTTGTGGGCCGAGATCGCCCACGGGCGCGTCTCGCTCGAGCTATTCGACGACATTCTCTTCGAAGAGCTCGAGTTCATCCGCGACGGCCGCCAAACCCCGACCAAGCGCGTGCAGGTCGCCTGGGAGGGCGAGGCAGCGCGTTGGTACCCCATTGCCGCGCGCCTGCTCAGACAACTGGTCACCAGCGACGAGCCCCCCGAGTTCGCCACCGAGCTGCTGATGCCGTTTACGCTC